A single Nostoc sp. PCC 7107 DNA region contains:
- a CDS encoding DUF1877 family protein, which translates to MSTHCYFQQVSPQIIEKLQCHPSLFDIFREAYALEEYSDNYWRGIEELQKEIWNDLGEQERISREIYEKLKSYIPEIVAAGLVDQFWVGSYDFFDWLDDEGLIGYEIGKDDGYGAMSYFTPAQVKIMTQKLKEFRQLNFLEVHKILYPQSSEPKQTKKAETEFWQHFETILAYCQDAVNNSYGMLLSYG; encoded by the coding sequence ATGTCTACACATTGCTATTTTCAACAGGTATCGCCACAGATTATAGAAAAATTGCAGTGTCATCCCAGTTTATTTGATATTTTTCGAGAAGCTTATGCTTTAGAGGAGTATTCTGATAATTATTGGCGCGGTATTGAAGAGTTACAAAAAGAAATATGGAATGATTTAGGAGAACAAGAACGAATTTCTCGTGAGATTTACGAGAAGCTTAAATCATATATTCCCGAAATTGTTGCAGCAGGATTAGTTGATCAGTTCTGGGTTGGTAGTTATGACTTTTTTGATTGGCTAGATGATGAAGGGCTTATCGGTTATGAGATTGGCAAGGATGATGGTTACGGTGCAATGTCATATTTTACGCCAGCCCAAGTCAAAATAATGACACAGAAACTAAAAGAATTTCGGCAACTTAATTTTTTAGAGGTGCATAAAATTTTGTATCCCCAGTCTTCTGAACCTAAGCAAACTAAAAAAGCAGAAACAGAATTTTGGCAGCACTTTGAAACAATATTGGCTTATTGTCAAGATGCCGTAAATAACAGTTATGGAATGTTGCTTTCTTATGGCTAG
- a CDS encoding addiction module protein, with the protein MNETAEKLKLELSRLSAKERAEIAYFLIHSLNEDRDDDIETDGDTELNQRLEDINRKTSIGEPSSQVFSELRKKYS; encoded by the coding sequence ATGAATGAAACTGCCGAAAAACTTAAACTCGAACTTTCTCGGCTATCCGCAAAAGAACGTGCTGAAATTGCCTACTTTTTAATTCATTCTCTCAATGAAGATAGGGATGATGATATAGAAACTGATGGGGATACGGAATTAAACCAACGGTTGGAGGATATTAATCGTAAAACATCTATTGGAGAACCATCATCTCAAGTTTTTTCTGAGTTACGAAAAAAGTATTCGTGA
- a CDS encoding AAA-like domain-containing protein, translating to MDDFKTLFDNKSEFNNEFYNNLRSLMNHNSVMLVIASQYQLDFYSKKHQLTSSFFNLGHVIKLGELQEDEVKDLLRLPASTVNNAAPALSMDEQRLTQQLAGSHPFLLQIAGGLVCEARQQGHDENWVKTHFVQESRRLPKSRLDSRRWWRGLRWLVWNLPVRLGRVVKFLGGTVDDVSSWIKGMAILVMVILVFTRVINLNEVWDFVRDQLGIK from the coding sequence TTGGATGATTTTAAAACTTTATTTGATAACAAGAGCGAATTTAATAATGAATTTTACAACAACTTGCGTTCTTTGATGAATCACAACTCTGTGATGTTGGTAATCGCTTCACAATATCAATTAGATTTTTACAGCAAAAAACATCAATTAACTTCTTCTTTTTTCAACTTAGGTCATGTGATTAAATTGGGAGAATTGCAAGAAGATGAAGTCAAAGATTTGCTCCGTCTACCAGCTAGTACAGTGAATAATGCTGCACCTGCTTTAAGTATGGATGAACAGCGTTTAACTCAGCAGTTAGCTGGGAGTCATCCATTTTTACTGCAAATAGCAGGAGGTTTGGTGTGTGAAGCACGTCAGCAAGGACACGATGAAAACTGGGTAAAAACTCATTTTGTTCAAGAATCTCGGCGCTTACCAAAGTCTCGGTTAGATTCGCGCCGATGGTGGCGTGGACTGCGTTGGTTAGTTTGGAATTTACCAGTACGTCTAGGGCGCGTAGTTAAATTTCTTGGCGGAACTGTAGATGATGTGAGTAGCTGGATTAAAGGAATGGCAATTTTAGTAATGGTTATTTTGGTGTTTACACGCGTCATCAATTTGAATGAAGTTTGGGATTTTGTGCGTGACCAATTAGGGATTAAATAA